One Luteolibacter flavescens DNA segment encodes these proteins:
- a CDS encoding FtsX-like permease family protein — protein MARRSFSLMLAWRYLNPRRAMLSAVTLISVTGVLLGVLVLVVVMSVMAGLEKEVKERFLGFTPHVRLEYMPFGGFREPLEQWRETAEAVKKVEGVQGATAFMQDYALVDVDSRQRPAFFRGVDTDDTSQVEGITAMLDQTEHPGSSADMGLDDRIVISSIIAKQFDIGVGGKMSLYSARNFEQVKHVYDITSRPPLREEFAPLLANAKEMLAKPWEKRGEQLFLADDAVDALYIPLYEEIYRQDVRDPEKEIIGRVLKMMDEAGEAEGGLLFAADTQAQMLAILAELDETNVEEMDAAILKGIKELVLPKEATVIGVYQASQMALTPDIFMPLPLAQELAGMKGAVQGISVRLHDPYHANQVAQTLVNALPPGWRGITWTEELGDFSRLIAQQRMMMYFALSFIILVSAFSMMAVMFTVTIQKRREIGVMKALGAAPGQIVRVFVHQGMILGFVGALLGSGLGLLVIRFRGNLQEVLRHFGFDPFSSAFLGFDVLPAQIKPEEIVVVAISSFLLCSFAAFVPAFFAARSDAAKSLRNL, from the coding sequence ATGGCCCGACGTTCCTTCAGCCTGATGCTTGCCTGGCGCTACCTCAATCCGCGCCGGGCCATGCTTTCCGCCGTCACGCTCATCTCCGTGACCGGCGTGCTGCTCGGCGTGCTGGTGCTGGTGGTGGTCATGTCGGTGATGGCAGGCCTGGAGAAGGAAGTGAAGGAGCGCTTCCTCGGCTTCACGCCGCACGTGCGGCTGGAGTACATGCCCTTCGGCGGCTTTCGCGAGCCGCTGGAGCAGTGGCGCGAGACCGCCGAGGCGGTGAAGAAAGTGGAGGGCGTCCAGGGCGCCACCGCCTTCATGCAGGACTACGCGCTGGTCGATGTGGACTCGCGCCAGCGCCCGGCCTTCTTCCGCGGCGTGGATACCGACGATACCTCGCAGGTCGAGGGCATCACCGCCATGCTGGATCAGACCGAGCACCCGGGCAGCAGCGCCGACATGGGACTCGACGACCGCATCGTGATCTCGTCGATCATCGCGAAGCAATTCGACATCGGAGTCGGCGGCAAGATGAGCCTCTACTCCGCGCGGAATTTCGAGCAGGTGAAGCACGTCTATGACATCACCTCGCGCCCGCCGCTGCGCGAGGAATTCGCTCCGCTGCTCGCGAATGCAAAAGAGATGCTGGCCAAGCCGTGGGAAAAGCGCGGCGAACAACTCTTCCTCGCGGATGACGCCGTGGATGCGCTCTACATCCCGCTCTACGAGGAGATCTACCGGCAGGACGTGCGCGATCCCGAGAAGGAGATCATCGGGCGAGTGCTGAAGATGATGGACGAGGCCGGCGAAGCGGAAGGCGGACTGCTCTTCGCCGCCGATACTCAGGCACAGATGCTGGCAATCCTCGCCGAGCTCGATGAGACGAACGTCGAGGAAATGGACGCTGCCATCCTGAAAGGCATCAAGGAACTGGTGCTGCCAAAGGAGGCGACCGTCATCGGCGTCTATCAGGCATCGCAGATGGCTCTCACGCCGGACATCTTCATGCCGCTGCCGCTGGCCCAGGAGCTCGCGGGCATGAAGGGCGCGGTGCAGGGCATCTCGGTGCGCCTTCACGATCCGTATCACGCGAACCAAGTGGCGCAGACATTGGTGAATGCCTTGCCCCCCGGTTGGCGTGGCATCACGTGGACTGAGGAGCTGGGTGACTTCTCGCGGCTCATCGCGCAGCAGCGCATGATGATGTACTTCGCGCTCTCCTTCATCATCCTCGTGTCGGCCTTCTCGATGATGGCGGTCATGTTCACCGTCACGATCCAGAAGCGCCGCGAGATCGGCGTGATGAAGGCACTGGGTGCCGCGCCCGGACAGATCGTGCGGGTGTTCGTTCATCAGGGCATGATCCTCGGCTTCGTCGGCGCGCTGCTCGGCAGCGGCCTCGGGCTGCTGGTCATCCGCTTCCGCGGCAACCTGCAGGAGGTCCTGCGGCATTTCGGCTTCGATCCCTTCTCCAGTGCCTTCCTCGGCTTCGACGTGCTGCCCGCACAGATCAAGCCGGAGGAGATCGTCGTGGTGGCGATCTCATCGTTCCTGCTCTGCTCGTTCGCTGCCTTCGTGCCTGCCTTCTTCGCGGCACGCAGCGATGCGGCGAAGTCATTGCGGAATCTCTGA
- a CDS encoding GYF domain-containing protein, which produces MSAWYYAKDGQQHGPVSTDEIVRLFGTGSISPGDLVWREGMVDWKPAGEVPELAPAHPAHEETPASLTPAAAVSGSAPDAFNPYRPPTASWNEPQSTLPEAGEIVPGSQPLDIGFCISRAWDLTKRHFGMLIAVGLIYGALSAGFGVLTELPIILQEAGTSDHQIYTPSAAMKGYIFVANCVSHIFDIFLGLGLTRIGLNLVSEKPAEIGMLFGEGRKLVTGVLAAILYYSMVALGLILLIFPGIYLALRFGQYQAAIVDKDLGVMDSLKYSARITQGNLLSLFGLAIVSMLIVLAGVLALLVGLFAALPIVYLASYVSYRWLQYGRASIPGHR; this is translated from the coding sequence ATGAGCGCCTGGTACTATGCAAAGGATGGCCAACAGCATGGCCCGGTTTCCACCGATGAGATCGTCCGCTTGTTCGGTACGGGCTCCATCAGCCCGGGGGATCTGGTCTGGCGCGAGGGCATGGTGGACTGGAAGCCAGCGGGCGAGGTCCCGGAATTGGCACCTGCGCATCCTGCCCACGAGGAAACCCCGGCCTCGCTGACACCGGCTGCCGCTGTATCCGGGAGCGCTCCGGATGCTTTCAATCCCTACCGGCCGCCAACGGCTTCCTGGAATGAACCGCAGTCAACATTGCCCGAGGCCGGTGAAATCGTGCCCGGCAGCCAGCCGCTCGACATCGGCTTCTGCATTTCCCGCGCGTGGGACCTGACGAAGCGGCACTTCGGCATGCTGATCGCCGTCGGCCTGATCTACGGTGCCCTCAGCGCCGGTTTCGGCGTCCTGACCGAGTTGCCGATTATTCTACAGGAGGCAGGCACGAGCGATCATCAGATCTACACGCCTTCGGCTGCCATGAAGGGGTATATCTTTGTGGCCAATTGCGTCAGCCACATCTTCGATATCTTCCTCGGCCTTGGCCTCACCCGCATCGGGCTGAATCTGGTTTCGGAAAAGCCCGCGGAGATCGGCATGCTCTTCGGCGAGGGGCGAAAGCTGGTCACGGGCGTCCTCGCAGCCATTCTCTACTACTCCATGGTGGCCCTTGGGTTGATCCTGCTGATTTTCCCGGGCATCTACCTGGCCCTGCGCTTCGGGCAATATCAGGCGGCCATCGTGGACAAGGATCTCGGGGTGATGGATTCGCTGAAATACAGCGCCCGGATCACCCAGGGGAATCTCCTCAGTCTCTTCGGTCTCGCGATCGTGAGCATGCTCATCGTCCTGGCCGGGGTGCTGGCGCTGCTGGTGGGTCTCTTCGCCGCGCTGCCCATCGTCTATCTGGCGTCCTACGTGTCCTACCGCTGGCTGCAATACGGGCGTGCAAGCATCCCCGGACACCGGTAA
- the lpdA gene encoding dihydrolipoyl dehydrogenase, whose product MAYDLIVIGGGPAGYVAAIRAAQLGKKVACVEADRAGGTCLNWGCIPTKALLKNAELYHTLSHRAKEFGFSFDNLQYDWSAVVGRSRNVSNKLAGGIEFLFKKNKIDYVRGLGAITAPGKVEVTAADGTKSTVDSKDIIIATGAKSRPLPPLPYNGTTVIGSKEAMVLEKQPKSMIIIGAGAIGVEFAYIYNSFGTKVTLVEMAPRLVPVEDDEVGDALEKSFTKQGIRCLSNHKITKTEDKGSHVEVTVEGAKENGVLSADVVLVAIGVQPVLPGGQQPELTERGFVKTGDRYETSIPGVYAIGDVSGPPLLAHTASFEAIQCVEGLYVDGHTPRKVTNFPGCTYCHPQIASVGKTERALKEEGIEYKVGKIPFVAIGKAIASGEPDGFAKLLYGKKHGELLGAHIIGENATELIAEMGLALDQELTAEEIHSTIHAHPTMSEVIHEATLAADGHAIHF is encoded by the coding sequence ATGGCCTACGATCTTATCGTCATCGGTGGCGGCCCGGCCGGCTACGTCGCCGCCATCCGCGCCGCCCAACTCGGCAAAAAAGTAGCCTGCGTCGAGGCTGACCGCGCCGGCGGCACCTGCCTGAACTGGGGCTGCATCCCGACCAAGGCCCTGCTCAAGAACGCCGAGCTGTACCACACGCTTTCCCACCGTGCGAAGGAGTTCGGCTTCTCCTTCGACAATCTCCAGTACGACTGGTCCGCCGTGGTGGGCCGCTCGCGGAATGTCTCGAACAAGCTCGCCGGCGGCATCGAGTTCCTCTTCAAGAAGAACAAGATCGACTACGTCCGCGGCCTCGGTGCCATCACCGCCCCGGGCAAGGTGGAAGTCACCGCCGCCGATGGCACGAAGTCCACGGTCGATTCGAAGGACATCATCATCGCCACCGGTGCGAAGTCCCGCCCGCTGCCGCCGCTGCCGTACAATGGCACCACGGTCATCGGCTCGAAGGAGGCCATGGTCCTCGAGAAGCAGCCGAAGAGCATGATCATCATCGGCGCAGGCGCCATCGGCGTGGAATTCGCCTACATCTACAATTCCTTCGGCACGAAGGTGACCCTCGTCGAAATGGCCCCGCGCCTCGTGCCGGTGGAAGACGACGAAGTGGGCGACGCGCTCGAGAAGTCCTTCACCAAGCAGGGCATCCGCTGCCTCTCGAATCACAAGATCACCAAGACCGAGGACAAGGGCAGCCATGTCGAGGTCACGGTCGAGGGCGCGAAGGAAAACGGCGTCCTTTCCGCGGACGTCGTGCTCGTCGCCATCGGCGTGCAGCCGGTGCTTCCCGGCGGCCAGCAGCCGGAGCTCACCGAGCGCGGCTTCGTGAAGACCGGCGATCGCTACGAGACCTCCATCCCGGGCGTCTACGCCATCGGTGACGTCAGCGGCCCGCCGCTGCTCGCGCACACCGCGTCCTTCGAGGCCATCCAGTGCGTCGAGGGCCTCTATGTGGACGGCCACACCCCGCGGAAGGTGACGAATTTCCCCGGCTGCACCTACTGCCACCCACAGATCGCCTCCGTCGGCAAGACCGAGCGCGCGCTGAAGGAAGAAGGCATCGAGTACAAGGTCGGCAAGATCCCCTTCGTCGCCATCGGCAAGGCCATCGCCTCCGGCGAGCCGGACGGCTTTGCAAAGCTCCTCTACGGCAAGAAGCACGGCGAGCTGCTCGGCGCGCACATCATCGGTGAGAATGCCACCGAGCTCATCGCCGAGATGGGCCTGGCGCTTGACCAGGAACTCACCGCCGAGGAGATCCACTCCACCATCCACGCTCACCCGACCATGAGCGAGGTGATCCACGAGGCCACCCTCGCCGCGGACGGCCACGCCATCCACTTCTGA
- a CDS encoding DUF4394 domain-containing protein gives MRLLPLVLLSLAGFTPLSSGATLGARGMAFYVLTDDNRLVSFCDTAVTSPSPPMAITGLATNDSLVAIDVRPMNQQLYGLARNSVTGVLTLYMISPESGIASLVGTPQEPLVDPISGGQVATAAERYDIDFHPAADRLRVVNSAGLNFRMNPNTGNYVDGNFTSDNGMNPDGPINGGTTSVDGAAYTNNDPLATVTTLYTFSSATDRIYIQNIPNDGTQTVPVSVSLPLGISAVRGFDIAPGVNAPMNNAPASGQAYAILSNGLGFTNLYRVNLGTGSISFMGELTGYNPRSLAIRTQIPAAIGLSEDGTTLIRFRTTSPSLEVAQSIGTQNLAAGETLVGIDFRPSNGQLLGFAVNDAANTGTLYNVDPKTGELKPVGARGQVAYVGSDGFTSVDFPAASTGYGFDIDPVTDRARVVTYSGLNFRINPSNGAPSDGNLGLAGAITGTNPDGILSGGTTHGTSLAYTNSYNNPSGQTTLYNLDPLGNSMWIQHPPNSGSQLEQKVLRVGATELNFTAASGFDITAEGGTSGLAGTPSRGHGWAALRVEGVTRLYQIDLSTGQAIHKGAIALGGSLSSLVVASENGAGHAPMSWPSIPGTAYRIETSVDLLNWKPYAYKITANGTVTTVPVPLYQGEARRFWRAVNP, from the coding sequence ATGAGACTTCTCCCGCTCGTTCTCCTCTCCCTCGCAGGCTTCACCCCGCTTTCATCCGGTGCGACCCTTGGGGCGCGAGGAATGGCCTTCTACGTCCTCACGGATGACAACCGCTTGGTATCCTTTTGCGACACCGCGGTGACGAGTCCCAGCCCGCCGATGGCGATCACGGGGCTCGCGACAAACGACTCGCTTGTGGCCATCGACGTCCGCCCGATGAACCAGCAGCTCTACGGGCTGGCGCGGAATTCCGTCACCGGGGTCCTGACGCTCTACATGATCAGCCCGGAGAGCGGCATCGCCTCGCTGGTCGGCACGCCACAGGAGCCGCTGGTCGATCCGATCTCCGGAGGGCAGGTGGCGACCGCTGCGGAGCGCTACGACATCGACTTCCATCCCGCGGCGGACCGCCTGCGAGTCGTCAACAGTGCCGGGCTGAATTTCCGGATGAACCCGAACACGGGAAACTACGTCGACGGGAACTTCACTTCGGACAATGGAATGAATCCGGACGGTCCGATCAACGGAGGCACCACCTCGGTGGACGGTGCCGCCTACACGAACAACGATCCGCTCGCGACCGTCACCACCCTTTACACCTTCTCCTCCGCCACGGACCGGATCTACATCCAGAATATCCCCAATGACGGCACCCAGACCGTCCCGGTGAGTGTGTCCCTTCCCCTCGGGATCAGTGCCGTCCGGGGCTTTGACATCGCCCCGGGGGTGAATGCGCCGATGAACAATGCACCCGCCTCCGGTCAGGCGTACGCGATCTTGTCCAACGGCCTGGGCTTCACAAATCTCTACCGGGTGAATCTGGGCACCGGCAGCATCAGCTTCATGGGCGAGCTCACAGGATATAACCCGCGCAGCCTGGCCATCCGCACCCAGATCCCGGCCGCGATCGGTCTCAGCGAGGACGGCACGACCCTGATCCGCTTCAGGACCACCAGCCCGTCGCTCGAGGTCGCACAATCCATCGGCACCCAGAATCTCGCGGCCGGCGAGACGCTGGTGGGCATCGACTTCCGCCCGTCCAATGGCCAGCTCCTCGGCTTCGCGGTGAATGACGCCGCCAATACGGGCACCCTCTACAATGTGGACCCCAAGACCGGGGAACTGAAGCCGGTGGGCGCGCGCGGGCAGGTCGCCTACGTCGGCTCGGATGGCTTCACGTCCGTGGATTTTCCGGCCGCCTCGACCGGCTACGGATTCGATATCGATCCCGTGACGGACCGGGCGAGGGTGGTCACCTATTCCGGCCTGAATTTCCGGATCAACCCGAGCAACGGTGCGCCCAGCGACGGCAATCTCGGCCTGGCGGGAGCGATCACGGGGACCAATCCCGACGGGATCCTCAGCGGCGGCACCACCCACGGGACTTCGCTGGCCTACACCAATTCCTACAACAATCCCTCCGGCCAGACGACGCTCTACAATCTCGACCCGCTGGGGAACTCGATGTGGATCCAGCATCCGCCGAACTCAGGAAGCCAGCTTGAGCAAAAGGTGCTGAGGGTCGGCGCCACGGAGCTGAATTTCACGGCGGCCAGTGGCTTCGACATCACCGCCGAGGGCGGGACGAGTGGGCTGGCAGGCACTCCTTCCCGGGGCCACGGGTGGGCGGCGCTGAGGGTGGAGGGGGTGACGCGGCTCTATCAGATCGATCTCTCCACCGGGCAGGCCATCCACAAAGGCGCGATCGCCCTCGGTGGATCGCTTTCCAGCCTGGTCGTGGCGAGCGAGAACGGTGCCGGGCATGCGCCGATGTCCTGGCCATCCATCCCGGGCACCGCCTACCGGATCGAGACCTCGGTGGACCTGCTGAACTGGAAACCCTACGCCTACAAGATCACCGCGAACGGCACTGTGACCACGGTTCCCGTGCCGCTCTACCAAGGCGAGGCGAGGCGCTTCTGGCGGGCGGTGAATCCCTGA
- the ispG gene encoding (E)-4-hydroxy-3-methylbut-2-enyl-diphosphate synthase, which translates to MSDHALLRYCPDLLAYNRRKTREVTVGKIGIGGGNPIRVQSMITSDTRDTPGCVAEVLQLAEAGCEIVRITAQTKIYAANLENIVREVRAAGCDVPLVADIHFKPDAALEAAKWVEKVRVNPGNYADKKKFEIREYSDEQYAEELERIREEFAPLVDLCKSLGRAMRIGTNHGSLSDRIMNRYGDSPLGMVESALEFARIAREMDYHNFVFSMKASNPKVMIEAYRLLVARLGQEGADWNYPIHLGVTEAGDGEDGRIKSAIGIGSLLADGIGDTIRVSLTEDPVFEVPVAQALAAPFQEKADQPPAPALVASYDPFSYERRKTDVLEIMGHKLGGENTVRVFTSQEKWNAVAHKIAKMGDFKPEIIVEKSGVTEIDPRDEAALSELNHAPSAKLVTVKDGIDLDVIPAFRMLAFRLDARHPILLKDTLSPATGESGDFVQTLLVGARHLGSLLCDGIGDAVLVQGEPAPGQSLRLSYNILQAAGTRIFKTDYVACPSCGRTLFNLQSTTQKIRASTGHLKGVRIAVMGCIVNGPGEMADADFGYVGGAPGKINLYVGKQPVKFNIPEDEAVERLIDLIREHGKWIDAPTGEPVEV; encoded by the coding sequence ATGAGCGACCACGCGCTGCTGCGATACTGCCCCGACCTGCTGGCCTACAACCGGCGGAAGACCCGCGAAGTGACCGTCGGGAAGATCGGCATCGGCGGGGGAAATCCCATCCGCGTGCAGTCGATGATCACCTCCGACACGCGCGACACGCCCGGCTGCGTGGCCGAGGTGCTGCAACTCGCCGAGGCGGGCTGCGAGATCGTCCGCATCACCGCGCAGACGAAGATTTACGCCGCGAACCTGGAAAACATCGTCCGCGAGGTCCGCGCCGCCGGCTGCGATGTCCCGCTGGTGGCGGACATCCATTTCAAGCCGGACGCCGCGCTGGAAGCCGCCAAGTGGGTGGAGAAGGTGCGCGTGAATCCCGGCAACTACGCGGACAAGAAGAAATTCGAGATCCGTGAGTACAGCGACGAGCAGTATGCCGAGGAGCTGGAGCGCATCCGCGAGGAATTCGCCCCGCTGGTGGACCTCTGCAAGTCGCTCGGCCGCGCCATGCGCATCGGCACGAACCATGGCTCGCTCTCCGACCGCATCATGAACCGCTACGGTGACTCGCCGCTGGGCATGGTGGAGAGCGCGCTGGAATTCGCCCGCATCGCGCGGGAGATGGACTATCACAATTTCGTCTTCTCGATGAAGGCGTCGAATCCGAAGGTGATGATCGAGGCATATCGCCTGCTCGTCGCCCGTCTGGGCCAGGAAGGCGCGGACTGGAACTACCCCATCCACCTCGGCGTGACCGAGGCCGGCGATGGCGAGGACGGCCGCATCAAGAGCGCCATCGGCATCGGCTCGCTGCTCGCGGACGGCATCGGCGACACCATCCGCGTCTCGCTCACGGAAGACCCCGTCTTCGAAGTGCCCGTGGCACAGGCGCTAGCAGCGCCCTTCCAGGAAAAGGCCGACCAACCCCCTGCCCCGGCGCTCGTCGCCTCCTACGATCCCTTCTCCTACGAGCGTCGCAAGACGGACGTGCTGGAGATCATGGGCCACAAGCTCGGCGGCGAGAATACCGTCCGCGTCTTCACCTCGCAGGAGAAGTGGAATGCCGTGGCCCACAAGATCGCGAAGATGGGCGACTTCAAGCCGGAGATCATCGTGGAAAAGAGCGGCGTGACCGAGATCGACCCGCGGGACGAAGCCGCGCTGTCCGAGCTGAATCACGCACCGTCCGCGAAGCTGGTCACGGTGAAGGACGGCATCGACCTCGATGTCATCCCGGCCTTCCGCATGCTCGCCTTCCGCCTGGATGCACGGCATCCGATCCTGCTGAAAGACACCCTTTCCCCCGCCACAGGAGAGAGCGGGGACTTCGTGCAGACCCTCCTCGTGGGAGCCCGCCACCTCGGCTCGCTGCTGTGCGATGGCATCGGGGATGCGGTGCTGGTGCAGGGCGAGCCCGCGCCGGGCCAGTCGCTGCGGCTTTCCTACAATATCCTGCAGGCGGCGGGCACGCGCATCTTCAAGACCGACTATGTCGCCTGCCCGAGCTGCGGACGCACGCTCTTCAACCTGCAGAGCACGACGCAGAAGATCCGCGCCTCGACCGGCCACCTGAAGGGTGTGCGCATCGCGGTGATGGGCTGCATCGTGAACGGCCCCGGCGAGATGGCCGATGCCGACTTCGGCTACGTGGGCGGCGCCCCGGGCAAGATCAATCTCTACGTGGGCAAGCAGCCGGTGAAATTCAACATCCCGGAAGACGAAGCGGTGGAACGCCTGATCGACCTGATCCGCGAGCACGGCAAGTGGATCGACGCGCCCACGGGCGAACCTGTGGAGGTCTGA
- the clpS gene encoding ATP-dependent Clp protease adapter ClpS, translating into MSDTLTELREDVSLDQPWNVVVHDDPVNLMEYVTWVFMKVLGCPENRATKLMMEVHTRGRSIVWSGEREKAEFYTQQLQAHQLKTSLEKNE; encoded by the coding sequence ATGTCCGACACGCTCACCGAGCTACGCGAGGATGTCTCCCTCGATCAGCCATGGAACGTGGTGGTGCATGACGACCCGGTGAACCTGATGGAGTACGTCACCTGGGTCTTCATGAAGGTGCTGGGCTGCCCGGAGAACCGTGCGACGAAGCTGATGATGGAGGTGCACACGCGCGGCCGCTCCATCGTGTGGTCCGGCGAACGGGAGAAGGCCGAGTTTTACACCCAGCAGCTCCAGGCGCATCAACTGAAGACCTCGCTGGAGAAGAACGAATGA
- a CDS encoding DUF2017 family protein, translating into MKAAPTLEGGLRIDLESPIDWMVLRCIPHDARGTAIPLADRMGGLMDSDPQAEDWREFVVPELHETFDSQLTAVEQALENAGADDGASELFIKREEGELWYGALNQARMALEERYQFLTTEPESMTPGTRSAYVRLSWYQNLQYMLLRFVMR; encoded by the coding sequence ATGAAAGCCGCTCCCACGCTCGAAGGCGGACTGCGCATCGACCTCGAATCGCCGATCGATTGGATGGTCCTGCGCTGCATCCCCCACGACGCACGCGGCACGGCGATACCGCTGGCCGACCGGATGGGCGGGCTGATGGACTCCGACCCCCAGGCGGAAGACTGGCGGGAATTCGTGGTGCCGGAGCTGCACGAGACCTTCGACTCCCAGCTCACCGCCGTGGAGCAAGCGCTGGAAAACGCGGGCGCGGACGATGGTGCCTCCGAACTCTTCATCAAGCGCGAGGAAGGCGAGCTGTGGTATGGCGCGCTGAACCAGGCCCGGATGGCATTGGAGGAGCGCTACCAATTCCTGACCACGGAGCCGGAGTCCATGACGCCCGGCACACGCTCCGCCTACGTCCGTCTGAGCTGGTATCAGAATCTGCAGTACATGCTGCTCCGCTTCGTGATGCGGTAG